The following coding sequences lie in one Glycine soja cultivar W05 chromosome 16, ASM419377v2, whole genome shotgun sequence genomic window:
- the LOC114389512 gene encoding putative SERF-like protein: MTRGNQRERDRERAQARAGGKTKQPKNDGLTPEQRRERDAKALQEKTAKKAAQAAGGNNAGGGGKK; this comes from the exons atgactc GCGGTAACCAGAGGGAACGAGATCGTGAAAGGGCTCAGGCAAGAGCTGGTGGAAAGACAAAGCAGCCTAAGAATGATGGGTTGACCCCTGAACAGCGAAGGGAAAG GGATGCAAAAGCATTGCAGGAGAAAACGGCAAAGAAAGCAGCTCAGGCTGCAGGAGGTAATAATGCAGGTGGTGGAGGCAAAAAATAG